tatgtaCTGATTTACATTTCAGGAACAATCCATATAGATAATGGCATGAGCATACAACACCTACCCACCGACACACATACAACACCATTATGTTCACTGAGAAACAGAATAATAAGACCTTTTTCCACCTCAGCTGAAACAAAGTTTAGTGAGTATGTGGAACAGAAATGATTGAGACATGTAACAAATGATTTTGTTTATGTACATCCACACATCTTTCCACATCCCATAATAAAGAGAATATTCAATTACTTTTAGTCTAAATGATAATCATAATAGCATATTTTAGAGAGATGTTTCATAATTGTTAAAATTCTTTTTAACAAAAAGAGGGGGAAAAAATGAAGGTAACCCATTACCCACTAACCCAAAGTCAAACTCCAATATGTTATAATATAGGAAAAAGAAGGAATTTGAGgtgaatttgatttttattttcctcaaaATAGAAAGAATGGTCCTATCTAGTTGATTTTTGGCCATAATTATAATACTATTCAAACTTCAATGcttgttttaataaaaattaaaaattgaagtgAATAAATGGTAGCAGCACTGGATTTCTAAGTAATTGGCCCAAAATTTGGAAGAACAAGCAAGCGTTAAAACGGCAGAGCTTAGAGATAAGGTGAGTTTGAAATTGGATAAAGGAAATGAAATGCAAAGTGAGAGGTTGTTGATTTAGAAGTGAGAGGTTGTTGATTTAGTTGTGAGAGAACCATAATTTGAAACTCCAACAACTGGACCAAATAAGCATTTGTTTACATATTTCAAATAGGCAACCAGTAGCGGTCAGGAGACAAGACAGTTATCAGGaactatttaaatatttcaacTTCATCCTTCATAAACTTAGTTAGTTACAAACTAAACCTTTCTTCATAGCCAAATTGCTTAATAATTTGACAATAGTAAGAAACAAAGATTGAATTAAAACATGGTTACAATCACATGTAACAGAAATAAAGCCGTCATGGCAGTAATGTAATACTTGCTATccaatttattttgtaaaaattagaAGTGCATTAAATgacttaaataaataaaactaagaAATGCAACTAACTATTATGCATATATACATCAGAAAAACTCATTGGCTTTGTGATTTGTATTCATCCTTATCAGTCAATTTCAGTAACTAATTACAAGATGGAGATTAAAGATCTCACCTCATTAAAAAGCCATAAAGGTAGCATAAACAgaattttttagtaaaaaaattgcAAAAGCAACAGCGGCAAATACCAACTTGACTCATCTctttaaaagtgcaaaaagagTTGAACAAGCCTAATTCCAGAAGAAATGCTAGCAAAAATTTCTCATACAATTTCTATTTAAACACTTCCTTTACTATTGGTTTAAACTTTACTTCATGCAATTGGAAACTCATTCTATAGGTTGAGTAGAGCTTACTATCAACATttactctttctattcttttttttattttaattaggtAGTGTGAGAATTgatgaaacaaaaataatttgacaaacaaaaattttattcaatgaAAAAccttaaaagagttaaaaataaaaaaatatacttaGAATTAGCAATTTAAAAATGGATACTTTCCTTAACATGTAGGATCGGTCTTCGGTAATATAGGATAAGATTTGAACCAATAATAAAGAAAGTGTTTAAATGGTGCATAAAAAAGTGTTAGTAACATTTTGTTGGGATTTAGGTTGAAGAAAGCCAAAAAGCACATAAATTCATGAGTTAAGGACTGTGTTTTCAAAATTGCAGATATCCTTATGAGGATCAGATATGTTTCCAGAAAATCTGGAAGGTGGTCCTTCTTATGACAATCACCTTCAACTTAAGCAAAAAGTAAAGTTGTGCAAGTAgtaaatttatcattatttatttatatcaacaattcaaatttatcatttttcataaaaaaagtgATGGGCATATGCATAGGCCCACATGAAAAGCAATTCCTGGCTTGCTACTATTTCACATCCATATTGAATATATTTGTTTGGGTACTTTTACAAAATGGCAGTAAGCACATGCCAATGACCTCTGATCAACTTGGTTTGTCCAAACACTAACATATAGAGCTTGATTTCTATGTGGTCCATGACAATGCCAAGCAAGAATgaacaaataaatattttattgaggTTCAATCTTGTGCAGGTATTTTCAAGTTATAGTCACATCCTGCTTAGAGCTGGTTTCTGCTTTCATCCATGAAATCCTTGAGAGTTAAATGTGAAATCCAAGTCAGATTTGCAGAACAGAAGTTGAAGACCATGCAGCTTATAAAATGAGCATGTGCaacaacaagaaagaaaattgagagaGAAAATGTAGGAATATTACCTGCTTAAACAAGGAGGGGTTTAACTGAACATTGAATTCAATGTTCAAATCTTTCAACCCATTGCTAAAAGCTTTGCTATTTTCAAGTCTCCATCTCCAAATATCTGCATCTTCTATGTATTCAAAAATCCGCCTTAGACGATTGAACTCAGAGATGAGATTCTGATTAGGAATCCCAACAAGCTTCTCCTTGAAATAATCATAAGCAATCATAGCACCACTCCTTTCCATATCTAAAACTGCATTCACATTCTTACCCAACAAAGTTTCGCCTTCGCTGCCTCCGCCTAGCATCTTCAGTGCAGTTTCATGGTGATCCAATATGACCACTCTGaagataacaaaaaaaaatgagCAACTACTTGAGGAAAAACAAAACCAGGGAGAATTGAAAGGAAGCTAATCTGGAGAAAACCTGCTAATTTTGGACGAGATTTGTTGCACAAAACCAGAAGGTCCAACAAAATCAAGGAGATAAAGATCATCGATTTCATGAAGAGGAAGCTGTTGGATACTGATGGGGTTATAGACAGTGTTGGGAAAGAACAGAGCAGGAAGAGAAGTAGCTGAGAAGTAAAGATGAGCTGCCAAAGCAGCGAATGCACCATCTGGGCATGGATAGTGATATAGCACCGCTGATTTCTTCATCAGAAACGCTAAGCTCTTCTGGTCTACTTCTTCAACCTCCGTACAAGGGGGTTGGGTTACGGTTCTGAGTCCGGTTTTATTTAGGAGTCCGAATTGAACCGATtctagaaaaattttaaaaaaaatattagaaattataatgtgaattaaattttttagttttaattaatttcaaaaaattttgacatgattttatttaattttattttatttttatttttaaatctcaaattttacactaattattttataatttcaaatattaaacataataaaaaaataatattaatatattttaatttttaaaatatgtagtattattttttctatttttaatttaaaatattaccaaaatatacatataaatttatattactaatatgcaatttaattatataaccaAAGATTATAATGTAATTTAATATCGTTTATTATTAGAATTATttaacataaaacataaaaaattgataatatattaatatacataaaaaaattggtTACTTATTTTCTTGTCAGTTTAGCacagtaaaatattatttaaatttgctCTTCCTTACaacatttttcttaaaatgtcaataataaaattaatctctttgaaagaaattaagttagttgattataaaatttgtgtgttttttacataatatatttaaatattattgtgaGTATATAAAATGATAGAATTATATTtcgaaaaaaatattaaatcttatatatatatatatatatatatatataattatatgtaaataagaataatattataatataaataatatcttagtatgtttaaaattttataattttatttaaaaagttataagatatttaataattaatgttgaaatttaaatttaatatatttttgtatgtaagttatttttatttatatataattttttttattaaagaaaatataaggtTATTGATACGGAAAGATTTAgtccataataataataaaaaaaaaattaataaagggTCTAAGctcaaaaaaggaaaaaaaaaatagaaatcacAGAGAAACTCTAAGAGAACCGATTACTTAGAACCTTCAAACTCAACTAATATCTAAACACtaaatttctttttcattatCGACTACCAATAACCATTGAGGTTTGAGGGAACACTGCGAGAAACAAGCCAAACTCCAATGACAAAGAAGACACTTTAGAAGGCATAGAAGGCGGGAAGAGACAAAACTTCAATGACAAAGAAGATACCTTAGAAGGCATAGGAGGTAGGGAGGGGTGGAGGGAAGGTACGGTAAGaggcacgtgccgtaccggcgaccggaaaatgctttgaaggggaTGAAGGTGTCGCAGCTGCACAGCCGGTGGTGCCGCAGCAgtgccctaccaaagggaaGCTAAGGGAAACTCCTGGGCCCTACCAAAGGGAAGCTCCTGACTCCGCCACTGGAGGTAGGGAAGGGACAAAAACTTCCAACAAGCACCAACCGATCTATGCAGATTTGGGAGACAACTTTGCCATGTTAGCTAGAAGGGGATGGCAACAAAGCATCATGGTCAGCTTTCACCCAACATTAGCAGCTTAAGGATGCTAAGGATAACTCTATCCCAACAGAAGAAGAGCCTTCTAGGCAAACTAATGAAAACTACATAATTTAAGGCAATTTAGGAGAGCAAGTTTAAGTCGTAGCACCCATCTAAGACAAACTCAAAGATCGATTTCTTCAAATCACCACCGAAAGCAACCGTCCAGCATGCAACTATAAAAAACACTCGAGCAATAGCAGACAACAAAAAAGAACTCTCACCATTTACATAGATCAGCAAACaaacaaaatacaaaataatattttcaaccCGCTTGAAAATGGAAGGAAGGAGAAACCCATATTTTAAATAGAAGGAGAGTCATTGCCTCCTACCCAAAAGAATAGGGGCAATCGAGGATTTACAGCAATGAAGAAAATGAGCctttagagaaaataaaaaaatataaaaaaaaatctctctagAATGTAAAGAGAGAATTGGTGCGCtgcttaaaataatttttttttattcaaattagcAATTTAGAAATCATACATAACTCTACCTTTACATGTTATTTTTTGATTTATTACTTTAGCACTCTTTAAAAATGAAACTTTAAATTACCTTTTTGCCTTTCATGTCAATAATCTTTCTAAGTACTTTTAGCAATTTTTTATTCaactttcaaaatttaaaatttaccatgaatttaataaaatgataaataaatttaattgaatactaAGAATTTCTAGGTTTAGCATCCGATTTTTTACTCTTATAAAAAACGCATGGActcaaatttatcaaaatattttaaaatctgtTTATATCTATTGATAATTtgttactaattaaattttgtaaataaatttaactaaaaaatttgGTACTCAagtttaagaaaaaatattgaaattctgCAAATATATGTTAGTTAATTACaaacttattttaaaatctattggcaatttaaaataataaaatttagcaTTGAAATTTACTAACTAAATTACCATCATAATTTAAGatgaaaatttaaacttttcccgTTTATCAAATAATATCTAAATTCATCGATAATTTATAGTTAGACAGTTGCGAAGCCATATGGCAAATTGCccactcttttttattttagtaattcttttactttttaaaattttataatttaaaattaaatatttgtcttttttaaaaaaataatttaaaaagatttttttctttaaaaaaaataaaggacttttattaatataaattgaattaaaatttatacgTAAACAGAATCATGatattatcaaaaattaataaaaaaataataaatattgatatGGCAATAATATTCGCTCAAAATATGCCATGACCTGCCACCATATAATTGAATCACGTGACAAGAGCCAACTAAATTATGATACTCGGTTATGGAAGTCTCACCTGAAAGAAAGGAGACTCGAACATCAAAAAAGTCTATAATCAAAACAACATAAGACTCGCCATCTTATGAATCGATTGAGTTTTTCATGATACAAAATTATTGTTAAGAGGATAGAGTCCAACAGATTTTCATTACGCCTATAATCGCGGGATCTCTTATCCACTAGCCGATACCAGTCGGATTTTCAAGAGATTCACTAACTAAtttcatcttcttacagtataaagataaaaatatatacagAGTTCAATATACACATTCTTAACACTCATTCTTAAGCCTAAGTTACTTTCTTACACTCACCCTCTGTGATAAATTATTAACTTGAGTGTCGGAGTGGTTGCCCATATGCACTAACCatctcactctctctctcttttgcaGATTGATCAATCAATCATTCTTCAACTCATTTTCGggcacatcatttggttccattgtcaGGATCTCCATTGAGCTTTTCTTGATTCATTTGGGATAAATCCGGCCTAATTTTCTATTCATCTTCTCactaaaaatactttttttatttccttttactCTCAAAATGACTGAAAACTCACAAGTTGTTGCTAAGTCTACTGCTAACAAGGGAGCTATTATC
This is a stretch of genomic DNA from Manihot esculenta cultivar AM560-2 chromosome 2, M.esculenta_v8, whole genome shotgun sequence. It encodes these proteins:
- the LOC110607866 gene encoding uncharacterized protein LOC110607866, with the protein product MKKSAVLYHYPCPDGAFAALAAHLYFSATSLPALFFPNTVYNPISIQQLPLHEIDDLYLLDFVGPSGFVQQISSKISRVVILDHHETALKMLGGGSEGETLLGKNVNAVLDMERSGAMIAYDYFKEKLVGIPNQNLISEFNRLRRIFEYIEDADIWRWRLENSKAFSNGLKDLNIEFNVQLNPSLFKQLLSLDLEHIITQGMMSLSIKQKLINDTLDQSYEIALGGGAFGHCLAVNADSISELRSELGHQLATKSSDQNLRAIGAVVYRVPELENDQLLKVSLRSLPSEDTIPISQEFGGGGHRSASSFIISFAEFENWKVSKRA